One region of Catenuloplanes indicus genomic DNA includes:
- a CDS encoding DUF3455 domain-containing protein, translated as MNKTKSRMLKIGSAVAVAGALIGGTLATANAAEQAPGTTEVAAADVSAESRGGGGPRIPQEIAVPAGNRLIGTMQARGQQVYTCTAGAWVFTEPAATLTGRVNNRPVTAIHFKAPTWESIDDGSLVTATVQATSPVTGSIAQLLLKATPAAGSNGVFSKVTFIHRLATSGGAAPAGACTEGARLGVAYRAEYRFYTAG; from the coding sequence GTGAACAAGACCAAGTCTCGGATGCTCAAGATCGGCAGCGCGGTCGCCGTCGCCGGCGCGCTGATCGGCGGCACGCTCGCCACCGCCAACGCGGCGGAGCAGGCCCCCGGCACCACCGAGGTCGCGGCCGCGGACGTCTCGGCGGAGTCGCGCGGCGGCGGTGGCCCGCGCATCCCGCAGGAGATCGCGGTTCCGGCCGGCAACCGCCTGATCGGCACCATGCAGGCCCGCGGCCAGCAGGTCTACACCTGCACCGCCGGCGCCTGGGTGTTCACCGAGCCGGCCGCCACGCTCACCGGCCGGGTGAACAACCGCCCGGTCACCGCCATCCACTTCAAGGCCCCGACCTGGGAGTCGATCGACGACGGTTCGCTGGTCACCGCCACCGTGCAGGCCACCTCCCCGGTCACCGGCTCGATCGCGCAGCTGCTGCTCAAGGCCACGCCGGCGGCCGGCTCCAACGGCGTCTTCAGCAAGGTCACGTTCATCCACCGGCTCGCCACCAGCGGCGGCGCCGCGCCGGCCGGCGCCTGCACCGAGGGCGCCCGGCTCGGCGTCGCGTACCGCGCCGAGTACCGCTTCTACACGGCCGGCTGA
- a CDS encoding DEAD/DEAH box helicase, with protein sequence MVERAEARQVLAAGRRLRDAAERVADGDRHIRGEARDAYLRERDQLLARHLETLPVSALRDAAGAKVRIAPLEKAGLTTIGAVRSRSEAELAQVPGLSPAGARQLKAVAEQVAEAAARSLAVRVNFDTKDRAATALLTAVHRVLRAEPAVGPARGPARRLVDELESALRSASVAGSLLRMLFAGRTRRERAGAAVDQLRRLVEDAEREKLPAKLARAERAIRERPATPRTVWKDFEKRSAEYYTAFGDLGAEQPDVDSSQGFLPTDITGRVRRQELDDTFRTVTLRGYQSFGARFALAQGRVIIGDEMGLGKTVQSISAMAHLRARGETHFLVVCPASVMVNWTREVADRSKLTAYLLHGGQRGANLRTWTEDGGVAVATVDSLHTLDVPAQTRVALMVVDEAHYVKNPDTRRSKAVREWTDRVPRVIFLSGTPMENKLDEFRNLIGYLQPRVADGLDLAGTVAGPVAFRQAVAPVYLRRNQEDVLRELPDLVRAEEWSEFNRAEFSAYREAVAAGNFMAMRQVAFTADPGGSGKLHRLRELVIEARENGRKVVVFSNFRSVLTEVIELLGPGTFGPLTGSTPVEERQKLVDAFSAVPGHSVLISQIQAGGVGLNIQAASVVILCEPQIKPTIEDQAVARAHRMGQVRSVQVHRLLTADGPDQRILEILQQKRQLFDDYARHSEVARSSPDAVDVDLAKAVIAEEQRRLAV encoded by the coding sequence GTGGTGGAGCGGGCGGAAGCGCGGCAGGTGCTGGCCGCGGGACGCCGGCTGCGGGACGCCGCCGAGCGGGTCGCGGACGGCGATCGGCACATCCGGGGCGAGGCGCGCGACGCCTACCTGCGGGAACGCGACCAGTTGCTGGCACGCCACCTGGAGACGCTGCCGGTCTCGGCGCTGCGTGACGCGGCCGGTGCGAAGGTCCGGATCGCGCCGCTGGAGAAGGCCGGGCTGACCACGATCGGCGCGGTCCGCTCCCGGTCCGAGGCCGAGTTGGCGCAGGTGCCCGGCCTGAGCCCGGCGGGCGCACGACAGCTGAAGGCCGTGGCCGAGCAGGTGGCGGAGGCGGCGGCCCGATCGCTGGCCGTCCGGGTCAACTTTGACACCAAGGACCGGGCCGCGACCGCGCTGCTCACCGCGGTGCACCGGGTACTGCGGGCCGAGCCCGCGGTCGGCCCGGCACGCGGACCGGCCCGGCGCCTGGTCGACGAGCTGGAGTCCGCGCTGCGCTCCGCGTCCGTCGCGGGCAGCCTGCTGCGGATGCTGTTCGCCGGCCGGACCCGCCGCGAGCGTGCCGGTGCCGCGGTCGACCAGCTGCGCCGGCTGGTCGAGGACGCGGAGCGGGAGAAGCTGCCCGCGAAACTGGCCAGGGCCGAACGGGCGATCCGGGAGCGGCCGGCGACGCCGCGCACGGTCTGGAAGGACTTCGAGAAGCGGTCCGCGGAGTACTACACCGCGTTCGGCGATCTCGGCGCCGAGCAGCCGGACGTGGACTCGTCGCAGGGCTTCCTGCCGACCGACATCACCGGCCGGGTGCGCCGCCAGGAGCTGGACGACACGTTCCGGACCGTGACGCTGCGCGGCTACCAGTCGTTCGGCGCCCGGTTCGCGCTGGCCCAGGGCCGGGTGATCATCGGCGACGAGATGGGCCTCGGCAAGACCGTCCAGTCGATCTCCGCGATGGCGCACCTGCGGGCCCGCGGCGAGACCCACTTCCTGGTGGTCTGCCCGGCCAGCGTGATGGTCAACTGGACGCGCGAGGTCGCCGACCGCAGCAAGCTCACCGCATACCTGCTGCACGGCGGCCAGCGCGGCGCGAACCTGCGCACCTGGACGGAGGACGGCGGCGTCGCGGTCGCCACCGTCGACTCGCTGCACACGCTCGACGTGCCCGCGCAGACCCGGGTCGCGCTGATGGTGGTGGACGAGGCGCACTACGTGAAGAACCCGGACACCCGCCGGTCCAAGGCGGTGCGGGAATGGACAGACCGGGTGCCCCGGGTGATCTTCCTGTCCGGCACGCCGATGGAGAACAAGCTGGACGAGTTCCGCAACCTGATCGGCTACCTGCAACCGCGCGTGGCCGACGGGCTCGACCTCGCCGGGACGGTGGCCGGGCCGGTCGCGTTCCGGCAGGCGGTCGCCCCGGTCTACCTGCGCCGCAACCAGGAGGACGTGCTCAGGGAACTGCCCGATCTGGTGCGCGCCGAGGAGTGGTCGGAGTTCAACCGGGCCGAGTTCTCCGCGTACCGGGAGGCGGTCGCGGCCGGGAACTTCATGGCGATGCGGCAGGTCGCGTTCACCGCGGACCCGGGTGGCTCCGGCAAGCTGCACCGCCTCAGAGAACTGGTGATCGAGGCCCGGGAGAACGGCCGCAAGGTCGTCGTCTTCTCCAATTTCCGGTCCGTGCTGACCGAGGTCATCGAGCTGCTCGGCCCGGGCACGTTCGGGCCGCTGACCGGTTCCACGCCGGTCGAGGAACGGCAGAAACTGGTGGACGCGTTCAGCGCGGTCCCCGGCCACTCCGTGTTGATCAGCCAGATCCAGGCCGGCGGCGTCGGCCTGAACATCCAGGCCGCGTCCGTGGTCATCCTCTGCGAGCCGCAGATCAAGCCGACCATCGAGGACCAGGCCGTGGCCCGCGCACACCGGATGGGCCAGGTCCGCTCCGTCCAGGTGCACCGGCTGCTCACCGCTGACGGCCCGGACCAGCGCATCCTGGAGATCCTGCAGCAGAAACGCCAGCTGTTCGACGACTACGCCCGGCACAGCGAGGTGGCCCGCTCCTCCCCCGACGCGGTCGACGTCGACCTGGCCAAGGCCGTCATCGCCGAGGAACAACGCCGTCTCGCGGTCTGA
- a CDS encoding SMP-30/gluconolactonase/LRE family protein translates to MTELVNARFEVLDERFREIRGDRWMQRLHTGCRWTEGPAYFPAGRYLVFSDIPNDRILRYDETTGVVGVFREPAGYANGHLMDRAGRLVSCEHGNRRVTRTEHDGSRTVIADRFGGARLNSPNDLVEHSGGAIWFTDPSYGIDSDYEGHRAESEIGACNVYRADPATGEVRLVAGDFDRPNGLAFSADESLLYIVDTARRHIRRFEVTDQGTLTGGVVFGVCDTGSFDGLRLDEAGRVWAAASDGVHCFDPDGTLIGKLHVPETVSNLTFGGPKRNHLYLTATTSLYGIRLTVSGARPR, encoded by the coding sequence ATGACCGAGCTGGTGAACGCGCGCTTCGAGGTGCTGGACGAGCGGTTCAGGGAGATCCGTGGTGATCGGTGGATGCAGCGGCTGCACACCGGCTGCCGCTGGACCGAGGGGCCGGCGTACTTCCCGGCCGGCCGCTACCTGGTGTTCAGCGACATCCCGAACGACCGGATCCTGCGGTACGACGAGACGACCGGCGTGGTGGGCGTGTTCCGCGAACCGGCCGGGTACGCCAACGGCCACCTCATGGACCGGGCCGGCCGCCTGGTCAGCTGCGAGCACGGCAACCGCCGCGTCACCCGGACCGAGCACGACGGCAGCCGTACCGTGATCGCGGACCGGTTCGGCGGCGCGCGCCTGAACAGCCCGAACGACCTGGTGGAGCACTCCGGCGGCGCGATCTGGTTCACCGACCCGAGCTACGGCATCGACAGCGACTACGAGGGGCACCGGGCGGAGAGCGAGATCGGCGCCTGCAACGTCTACCGCGCCGATCCGGCCACCGGAGAGGTGCGGCTGGTCGCGGGCGACTTCGACCGGCCGAACGGGCTGGCGTTCTCCGCCGACGAGTCGCTGCTCTACATCGTGGACACCGCGCGGCGGCACATCCGCCGGTTCGAGGTCACCGACCAGGGCACGCTGACCGGCGGCGTGGTCTTCGGCGTCTGCGACACCGGCAGCTTCGACGGGCTGCGCCTGGACGAGGCCGGCCGGGTCTGGGCCGCGGCCTCGGACGGCGTGCACTGCTTCGACCCGGACGGCACCCTGATCGGCAAGCTGCACGTGCCGGAGACCGTCTCCAACCTCACGTTCGGCGGCCCGAAGCGCAACCACCTCTACCTCACGGCGACCACGTCGCTCTACGGCATCCGCCTCACGGTCAGTGGCGCGCGACCGCGCTGA
- a CDS encoding sensor histidine kinase, producing MLGRIVRTDWRYLALPLAVWAVLCAIGTWGVFWVEGRGERAMQDRFGERVRITARAVSELTAGDGPSNQLGRYLAHAIAIDGAQVYLLDGDDRLIASSNGLPAWPLPLAGQDPLIAAALAGADSGHYGSAATERYFDAQPVPGAAGRIVATVPVNGLYGPVVGANVAVQSIGAGLGVLGLVAALTAARAGRNRAALRASEAEFRGLFDNSMLGMVVTRTDGEIERVNRAFGALLGHPPEIPPPGGWAEILHPDEAAGLSALAARALAGDIPGFTATVRLRHTSGRSVPVEVTSTIIRDELGEPLHFSTQLLDISERARRQEEQRAYREELAARARELQSANAELQAANQRVADMVAMLTHDVRQPIATIAGYCELLTDMWDDTDDRAKRRDVDRIAATAASMSGYVEEILTLTQVDADTLFAHPAPLRLADAIAESLAHLPVQQRAGVTVTVDDRLRVFADPRQLHQMLVNLISNGLKYGEPPMLIRALSTADGVEIEISDSGEGVPEDFVPHLFDRFARAKSGVAPTKKGTGLGLYIVRQLAVANSGDVTYRPHQPSGASFVLRLPGVDATVGAVSA from the coding sequence GTGCTGGGCCGAATCGTTCGCACCGACTGGCGGTATCTCGCGCTGCCGCTGGCCGTCTGGGCCGTGCTGTGCGCGATCGGCACGTGGGGTGTGTTCTGGGTCGAGGGGCGTGGTGAGCGCGCGATGCAGGACCGCTTCGGCGAACGGGTGCGGATCACCGCCCGCGCGGTCTCCGAGCTGACCGCCGGTGATGGGCCCTCGAATCAGCTCGGCCGGTATCTGGCGCACGCGATCGCGATCGACGGCGCCCAGGTCTACCTGCTCGACGGTGACGACCGGCTGATCGCCAGCAGTAACGGCCTGCCAGCCTGGCCATTGCCGTTGGCCGGCCAGGACCCGCTGATCGCCGCGGCGCTGGCCGGTGCGGACTCCGGCCACTACGGCTCGGCGGCCACCGAGCGGTACTTCGACGCGCAGCCGGTTCCGGGAGCCGCCGGCCGGATCGTCGCCACGGTGCCGGTGAACGGGCTCTACGGCCCGGTCGTCGGCGCGAACGTCGCGGTGCAGTCGATCGGGGCCGGTCTCGGCGTGCTGGGCCTGGTCGCGGCGCTCACCGCGGCCCGGGCCGGCCGGAACCGCGCCGCGCTGCGCGCCAGCGAGGCGGAGTTCCGGGGCCTGTTCGACAACTCCATGCTCGGCATGGTGGTCACCCGGACGGACGGCGAGATCGAGCGGGTCAACCGCGCGTTCGGCGCGCTGCTCGGGCACCCACCGGAGATCCCGCCGCCGGGCGGGTGGGCGGAGATCCTGCACCCGGACGAGGCGGCGGGGCTGTCCGCGCTCGCCGCCCGCGCGCTCGCCGGTGACATCCCGGGCTTCACCGCCACGGTCCGGCTGCGGCACACGTCCGGGCGTTCCGTGCCGGTCGAGGTGACCAGCACGATCATCCGCGACGAGCTCGGCGAGCCGCTGCACTTCAGCACGCAGCTGCTGGACATCTCGGAGCGGGCCCGGCGGCAGGAGGAGCAGCGGGCGTACCGGGAGGAACTGGCCGCGCGCGCCCGTGAGCTGCAGTCGGCGAACGCGGAGCTGCAGGCCGCGAACCAGCGGGTGGCCGACATGGTCGCGATGCTCACGCACGACGTGCGGCAGCCGATCGCCACCATCGCCGGGTACTGCGAACTGCTCACCGACATGTGGGACGACACCGACGACCGGGCCAAGCGCCGCGACGTCGACCGGATCGCGGCCACGGCCGCGAGCATGAGCGGGTACGTCGAGGAGATCCTCACGCTCACCCAGGTCGACGCGGACACGCTGTTCGCGCACCCGGCGCCGCTGCGGCTGGCGGACGCGATCGCGGAGTCGCTGGCCCACCTGCCGGTGCAACAGCGGGCCGGTGTCACGGTCACCGTGGACGACCGGCTGCGCGTCTTCGCCGACCCGCGCCAGCTGCACCAGATGCTGGTCAACCTGATCAGCAACGGGCTCAAGTACGGCGAGCCGCCGATGCTGATCCGCGCGCTGTCCACCGCGGACGGCGTGGAGATCGAGATCAGCGACTCGGGCGAGGGCGTGCCGGAGGACTTCGTGCCGCACCTGTTCGACCGGTTCGCACGCGCGAAGAGCGGCGTGGCCCCGACCAAGAAGGGCACCGGGCTGGGCCTCTACATCGTGCGCCAGCTCGCGGTCGCGAACAGCGGCGACGTGACGTACCGCCCGCACCAGCCGTCCGGTGCCAGCTTCGTGCTGCGCCTCCCGGGGGTCGACGCCACGGTCGGCGCGGTCTCCGCCTAG
- a CDS encoding DUF4231 domain-containing protein: MTWLPGSRRRPALFRRVPWGRADPPRAPLSIADEAAYPALTAELTLLRAELVPALLRAQRDAERHQRRHRRQQVLLPALSVLTAVGGAAQAAWASSPWPGVVTGLAGAGATVFTGYAMRRRSLRDFQHCRRRAEALRTIYFRFLTGTPAGETELISAIARARSGTAETGRG; the protein is encoded by the coding sequence GTGACCTGGCTTCCCGGCAGCCGGCGGCGTCCGGCACTGTTCCGCCGAGTGCCCTGGGGCCGGGCGGACCCACCGCGGGCGCCGCTGTCCATTGCGGACGAGGCGGCGTACCCGGCACTCACCGCCGAACTGACGCTGCTGCGCGCGGAGCTGGTCCCGGCGCTGTTGCGCGCGCAGCGGGACGCGGAGCGGCACCAGCGGCGGCACCGCCGGCAGCAGGTGCTGCTGCCGGCGCTCTCGGTGCTGACCGCGGTGGGTGGCGCGGCGCAGGCGGCGTGGGCGTCCTCGCCGTGGCCGGGTGTGGTGACCGGCCTGGCCGGTGCCGGTGCGACCGTGTTCACCGGGTACGCGATGCGCCGCCGGTCGCTGCGGGACTTCCAGCACTGCCGGCGCCGAGCCGAGGCGCTGCGCACGATCTACTTCCGGTTCCTGACCGGCACGCCGGCCGGCGAGACGGAGCTGATCTCGGCGATCGCGCGGGCCCGGTCCGGCACGGCGGAGACCGGCCGTGGGTGA
- a CDS encoding SLATT domain-containing protein: MGDRDEQVLRAYLRHRYADQFAYYESRADEYASAHGQALIVSTLLLFAAGVCGALGAADAWSFRSGWGVLAVACAGLATFVTGYDTLLGYEPIGELYRDTADRLYALRVLEPDPSTAGPADIAAYVAEVEAVLAQEHARWEELTDDPPDKR, translated from the coding sequence GTGGGTGACCGGGACGAGCAGGTGCTGCGGGCCTACCTGCGGCACCGGTACGCGGACCAGTTCGCCTACTACGAGAGCCGCGCGGACGAGTATGCGTCCGCGCACGGCCAGGCGCTGATCGTGAGCACGCTGCTGCTGTTCGCGGCCGGGGTGTGCGGCGCGCTCGGCGCGGCGGACGCCTGGTCGTTCCGCTCCGGCTGGGGCGTGCTGGCCGTGGCGTGCGCCGGCCTGGCCACGTTCGTCACCGGGTACGACACGCTGCTGGGCTACGAGCCGATCGGTGAGCTCTACCGGGACACCGCGGACCGGCTGTACGCGCTGCGCGTGCTGGAGCCGGACCCGTCCACCGCCGGCCCGGCGGACATCGCGGCGTACGTGGCCGAGGTGGAGGCGGTGCTGGCCCAGGAGCACGCCCGATGGGAGGAGTTGACCGACGACCCGCCGGACAAGCGCTGA
- a CDS encoding acyl-CoA dehydrogenase family protein, whose protein sequence is MKAGRPPTPEQRQAEHHRWVTRAERVAELIDGHARRTDGRDPAPPVAEAELLRQHGLLTLLTPAAHGGAGLTWRTALAAVRVLARADGRIGYLLGDHYVSNASIWLAGGPRVQSLLGRPSAERQWLWSDVVVPGAAPLELTADGDGYRLSGTRLAPIGVAAADMTVVAAADTGTAEPLLVGVPRESKGVSFTPEPESGVPRPDGVNVRYDRVWIPSEHVVCSLDPDTATPRSSLLGLAVQAVSGHLCLGIAEGAMRYCRGGAPGAAPPGARALAGYGTWLAALDAAGELANRIAEQIGDAAARPTLTWPERAELAARVSRLPILAADLATEVTFGLYETTSDWPATAQQGFDRFWRDARAYTASMPLDKRRREVAQHFLTGAEPARTDLA, encoded by the coding sequence GTGAAAGCTGGACGTCCGCCGACCCCCGAGCAACGGCAGGCCGAGCACCACCGCTGGGTCACCCGCGCCGAGCGGGTCGCCGAGCTGATCGACGGCCACGCCCGCCGCACCGACGGCCGTGACCCGGCGCCGCCGGTGGCCGAGGCCGAGCTGCTCCGCCAGCACGGCCTGCTCACGCTGCTCACCCCGGCCGCGCACGGCGGCGCCGGACTCACCTGGCGGACCGCGCTGGCGGCCGTGCGCGTGCTGGCCCGCGCGGACGGCCGGATCGGCTATCTGCTCGGCGACCACTACGTCAGCAACGCCTCGATCTGGCTGGCCGGCGGCCCGCGCGTGCAGTCGCTGCTCGGCCGGCCGTCCGCGGAGCGCCAGTGGCTGTGGAGCGACGTGGTGGTGCCCGGCGCCGCGCCGCTCGAGCTCACCGCGGACGGTGACGGCTACCGGCTCTCCGGCACCCGGCTCGCGCCGATCGGCGTCGCCGCGGCGGACATGACCGTGGTCGCGGCCGCGGACACCGGCACCGCGGAACCACTGCTGGTCGGCGTGCCCCGGGAGAGCAAGGGCGTGTCGTTCACGCCCGAGCCGGAGAGCGGCGTGCCCCGGCCGGACGGCGTGAACGTGCGGTACGACCGGGTCTGGATCCCGTCCGAGCACGTGGTCTGCTCGCTCGACCCGGACACCGCTACTCCGCGCTCCTCGCTGCTCGGGCTCGCGGTGCAGGCCGTCTCCGGCCACCTCTGCCTCGGCATCGCGGAGGGCGCCATGCGCTACTGCCGCGGCGGCGCTCCCGGTGCCGCCCCACCCGGCGCCCGCGCGCTCGCCGGGTACGGCACCTGGCTGGCCGCGCTGGACGCGGCCGGTGAGCTGGCGAACCGCATCGCCGAGCAGATCGGCGACGCCGCCGCGCGGCCCACGCTGACCTGGCCGGAGCGGGCCGAGCTGGCCGCGCGCGTCTCCCGGCTGCCGATCCTCGCGGCCGATCTGGCCACCGAGGTCACGTTCGGGCTGTACGAGACGACCAGCGACTGGCCCGCCACGGCGCAGCAGGGCTTCGACCGGTTCTGGCGGGACGCCCGGGCGTACACCGCGAGCATGCCGCTGGACAAACGCCGGCGCGAGGTCGCGCAGCATTTCCTCACCGGCGCCGAACCGGCCCGCACAGACCTGGCCTGA
- a CDS encoding CAP domain-containing protein, protein MRTFVRRTAFVVLAPAAAFGMTLAAPAASASAAPRTSTLESQVVSLTNKARVRAGCERLVISRTLTKAAERHSADMVRNRFFSHTGANGSRFTERTRRAGFTRRPMGENIAWGYRDAHGVMRGWLNSPGHRRNMLNCESTMIGVGAVRNADGVLYWTQEFGN, encoded by the coding sequence TTGCGCACATTCGTTCGCCGGACCGCGTTCGTCGTACTCGCCCCGGCCGCCGCGTTCGGCATGACGCTCGCCGCGCCAGCGGCCTCCGCGTCCGCGGCACCCCGGACGTCAACGCTCGAATCCCAGGTGGTGTCCCTGACCAACAAGGCCCGGGTCCGGGCCGGCTGCGAGCGGCTGGTGATCAGCCGCACGCTGACCAAGGCCGCGGAACGGCACAGCGCGGACATGGTGCGCAACCGCTTCTTCAGCCACACCGGCGCGAACGGGAGCAGGTTCACCGAGCGCACCAGGCGAGCCGGGTTCACCCGGCGGCCGATGGGCGAGAACATCGCCTGGGGCTACCGCGACGCGCACGGCGTGATGCGCGGCTGGCTGAACAGCCCGGGCCACCGCCGGAACATGCTGAACTGCGAGTCCACCATGATCGGCGTAGGCGCGGTCCGCAACGCGGACGGCGTCCTCTACTGGACGCAGGAGTTCGGCAACTAG
- a CDS encoding MFS transporter: MRSPRIHPAWFVAAVAFVALVGAAGFRATPGVMLHPLHAEFGWPLAVISAAVSVNLLLYGLTAPFAAALMDRFGIRRVAAVALLLVAAGSGLTVFMTESWQLLLCWGVLVGLGSGSMALSFVATVTGRWFVRRRGLVTGVLTAGGAAGQLIFLPLLAVLVRDSGWRTASLTVTVAALLVVPLIWFFLRDHPRDLGTTAYGGEIDEQRPQGNAAVRAVRAFGAASRTRAFWLLAGGFAICGATTNGLVGTHFIPAAHDHGMAETTAAGLLALIGVFDIVGTIASGWLTDRFDSRILLGAYYALRGLSLLVLPTLFAADSGPSMLVFILFYGLDWVATVPPTVALCRTYFGADGAVVFGWVFASHQVGAAIAATGAGLVRDRLGEYDLAWYVAGALALGAAGLSLLLFRARRHDRVTPPADGLAQPGRWALKTT; the protein is encoded by the coding sequence GTGCGCTCTCCTCGAATTCACCCCGCCTGGTTCGTCGCGGCCGTCGCGTTCGTGGCGCTGGTCGGCGCGGCCGGTTTCCGCGCCACGCCCGGCGTGATGCTGCATCCGCTGCACGCCGAGTTCGGCTGGCCGCTCGCCGTGATCTCCGCGGCCGTCAGCGTCAACCTGCTGCTCTACGGCCTGACCGCGCCGTTCGCGGCCGCGCTGATGGACCGGTTCGGCATCCGCCGGGTCGCCGCGGTCGCGCTGCTGCTGGTCGCGGCCGGCAGCGGGCTCACCGTGTTCATGACCGAGAGCTGGCAGCTGCTGCTCTGCTGGGGCGTGCTGGTCGGCCTCGGCAGCGGCTCGATGGCGCTGTCCTTCGTGGCGACCGTGACCGGGCGCTGGTTCGTGCGGCGACGCGGCCTGGTCACCGGCGTGCTGACCGCGGGCGGCGCGGCCGGGCAACTGATCTTCCTGCCACTCCTGGCCGTGCTGGTCCGGGACAGCGGCTGGCGGACCGCGTCGCTCACCGTCACCGTGGCCGCGCTGCTGGTCGTGCCGCTGATCTGGTTCTTCCTCCGGGATCACCCGCGCGACCTGGGCACCACCGCCTACGGCGGCGAGATCGACGAGCAGAGACCCCAGGGCAACGCGGCGGTACGGGCGGTGCGCGCGTTCGGCGCCGCCTCGCGTACCCGTGCGTTCTGGTTGCTGGCCGGTGGCTTCGCGATCTGCGGCGCGACCACGAACGGGCTGGTCGGCACGCACTTCATCCCGGCCGCGCACGACCACGGCATGGCGGAGACCACCGCCGCGGGCCTGCTCGCGCTGATCGGCGTCTTCGACATCGTCGGCACGATCGCGTCCGGCTGGCTGACCGACCGGTTCGACAGCCGGATCCTGCTCGGCGCCTACTACGCGCTGCGCGGCCTGTCCCTGCTGGTGCTGCCCACGCTGTTCGCGGCGGACAGCGGCCCGAGCATGCTGGTCTTCATCCTGTTCTACGGCCTGGACTGGGTGGCGACCGTGCCGCCGACCGTGGCGCTGTGCCGCACCTACTTCGGCGCGGACGGCGCGGTCGTGTTCGGCTGGGTCTTCGCGTCGCACCAGGTCGGTGCCGCGATCGCGGCGACCGGGGCCGGCCTGGTCCGGGACCGGCTCGGCGAGTACGACCTGGCCTGGTACGTCGCGGGCGCGCTCGCGCTCGGCGCGGCCGGGCTGTCCCTGCTGCTCTTCCGGGCCCGCCGCCACGACCGGGTGACGCCGCCGGCCGACGGGCTCGCGCAGCCGGGCCGATGGGCGTTGAAGACCACGTAG
- a CDS encoding GlxA family transcriptional regulator, with amino-acid sequence MTDRHVVAVLALPGVVPFDLGTAVQLFRSARDAAGHRLYRTRVCTPDGRAVPTGAGITIAPEDGATLELLAEADTVVVPGVDSGPPVEDGTLDRAVVAALRAAHARGARIVSICTASMVLAAAGLLDGRPATTHWWWVDTFRRLYPRARLNPDVLFVDDGSVLTSAGVAAGIDLCLHIIRTDHGSEVANRAARRCVVPSWREGGQAQFIERPVPASPAGADTAATRAWALERLDAPLSLSELAGHARMSVRTFTRRFRAETGVSPNRWLLQRRLDLARQLLESTSLNVDQIARRCGLGTAASLRQHLHTAIGVAPSAYRRSFSAVARH; translated from the coding sequence ATGACCGATCGCCACGTCGTCGCCGTGCTCGCGCTGCCCGGTGTGGTGCCGTTCGACCTCGGTACGGCCGTGCAGCTGTTCCGGTCCGCGCGCGACGCGGCCGGTCACCGGCTCTATCGCACCCGTGTGTGCACGCCGGACGGCCGCGCGGTCCCGACCGGCGCCGGCATCACGATCGCGCCGGAGGACGGCGCCACCCTGGAACTGCTGGCCGAGGCGGACACGGTCGTGGTGCCGGGCGTCGACTCCGGGCCACCGGTCGAGGACGGCACGCTGGACCGCGCGGTCGTCGCCGCGCTGCGGGCCGCGCACGCGCGCGGCGCCCGGATCGTGTCCATCTGCACCGCGTCGATGGTGCTCGCCGCGGCCGGCCTGCTCGACGGCCGCCCGGCCACCACGCACTGGTGGTGGGTGGACACGTTCCGGCGGCTCTACCCCCGCGCCCGGCTGAACCCGGACGTGCTGTTCGTCGACGACGGCTCCGTGCTCACCTCGGCCGGTGTCGCCGCCGGGATCGACCTGTGCCTGCACATCATCCGCACCGACCACGGCAGCGAGGTGGCGAACCGGGCCGCCCGCCGCTGCGTGGTGCCGTCCTGGCGGGAGGGCGGCCAGGCGCAGTTCATCGAGCGGCCGGTCCCGGCCTCACCGGCCGGCGCCGACACGGCCGCGACCCGGGCGTGGGCGCTGGAGCGGCTGGACGCGCCGCTGTCGCTATCGGAGCTGGCCGGGCACGCGCGGATGAGCGTGCGCACGTTCACCCGCCGCTTCCGCGCCGAGACCGGCGTCAGCCCGAACCGCTGGCTGCTGCAACGCCGCCTGGACCTGGCCCGCCAGCTGCTGGAGAGCACGTCGCTGAACGTGGACCAGATCGCCCGGCGCTGTGGCCTCGGCACCGCGGCGTCACTGCGCCAGCACCTGCACACCGCGATCGGGGTGGCGCCGAGCGCGTACCGGCGGTCGTTCAGCGCGGTCGCGCGCCACTGA